The Bifidobacterium eulemuris genome includes a window with the following:
- a CDS encoding adhesin: MNGFTTDHSRTSGDDPHHRPSQSRTRTVRARTAHTGRLAAITAASALVVGFGTGAAGMALIRANAANTSAPGVMTGQPGGMGGGADTMTFDYSGTYSAALTADGESVESDGETTAASETDQNVALAENGGTLTLSDATLNKSGDSDNADNCNFYGTNSIALTVGEGSRTIISDSTLTADSDGSNGVFATDSGTALVNNTTITTSADNSRGLDATYGGTILAASITADTAGDHSATVATDRGGGSISLNTADLSTAGSGSPLLYSTGDVQVTGVTGTASGSQIAGMEGYNTILINDSTLESTITEKTASDPVANAVIIYQSTSGDAETSTGEHATFQVKDSTLKSAIESGSMFYFTNTTADVVLSNTALDFDTDKAALITAAGNDANNWGQAGSNGATVTFTGRNQTLAGTVAADTISSVTLNLLEGSTWTGAAEITENASATDEATTDAPITVNVDGTSTWVVTEDTTVSALNVADGGSVVDEDGRTVSIVAGGETIVSGTSDVTVTVTGEYGTTVGEEQTGEYTELSEDLIDRSDFDEQFGTSTSWSMT, encoded by the coding sequence ATGAATGGCTTCACCACCGACCACAGTCGCACCTCCGGCGACGACCCCCACCATCGGCCGTCGCAGAGCCGCACGCGTACGGTCCGCGCACGCACGGCCCACACCGGTAGGCTCGCCGCGATCACCGCCGCCAGCGCGCTGGTCGTCGGATTCGGCACCGGAGCCGCGGGCATGGCGCTCATCCGCGCGAACGCGGCGAACACGAGCGCCCCCGGCGTCATGACCGGCCAACCCGGCGGCATGGGCGGCGGTGCCGACACCATGACCTTCGACTATTCCGGCACCTACTCCGCCGCGCTCACCGCCGACGGGGAAAGCGTCGAATCGGACGGAGAAACCACCGCCGCCAGCGAAACCGACCAGAACGTGGCCCTGGCCGAAAACGGCGGCACGCTCACGCTCAGCGACGCGACCCTGAACAAAAGCGGCGATTCCGATAACGCCGACAACTGCAATTTCTACGGCACGAACTCAATCGCGCTGACCGTCGGCGAGGGGTCGCGAACCATCATCAGCGACTCCACGCTCACCGCCGACTCGGACGGGTCGAACGGCGTGTTCGCCACCGACTCGGGCACCGCGCTCGTCAACAACACCACCATCACCACCTCCGCCGACAACTCGCGCGGACTCGACGCGACCTACGGCGGCACGATCCTCGCCGCGTCGATCACCGCCGATACGGCCGGAGACCATAGCGCCACCGTGGCCACCGACCGCGGCGGCGGATCGATCTCGCTGAACACGGCCGACCTGAGCACGGCCGGATCGGGCTCGCCGCTGCTGTATTCCACCGGCGACGTGCAGGTGACCGGCGTGACGGGCACGGCGAGCGGATCGCAGATCGCCGGCATGGAGGGATACAACACCATACTGATCAACGACTCCACGCTGGAAAGCACCATCACCGAGAAAACCGCCAGCGATCCGGTCGCCAACGCCGTGATCATCTACCAGTCGACCTCAGGCGACGCGGAAACCTCGACCGGCGAGCACGCCACCTTCCAGGTGAAGGACTCCACGTTGAAATCGGCCATCGAATCCGGTTCGATGTTCTACTTCACCAACACCACCGCCGACGTGGTGCTCTCGAACACCGCGCTCGACTTCGACACCGACAAGGCGGCCCTGATCACCGCGGCCGGCAACGATGCGAACAACTGGGGACAGGCGGGCTCGAACGGCGCGACCGTGACCTTCACCGGCCGAAACCAGACGCTCGCCGGCACGGTGGCCGCCGACACAATCTCGTCGGTCACGCTCAACCTGTTGGAGGGCTCGACTTGGACGGGCGCGGCCGAAATCACCGAGAACGCGAGTGCCACGGACGAAGCCACCACCGACGCGCCCATCACCGTGAACGTGGACGGCACCTCGACCTGGGTGGTGACCGAAGACACGACGGTATCCGCGCTGAACGTGGCCGACGGCGGCAGTGTGGTGGACGAGGACGGACGCACGGTGAGCATCGTGGCGGGCGGCGAAACCATCGTCTCCGGCACCAGCGACGTGACCGTGACCGTCACCGGCGAGTACGGCACCACCGTCGGCGAGGAGCAGACCGGCGAATACACCGAACTCAGCGAGGACCTCATCGACCGCAGCGACTTCGACGAACAGTTCGGCACCTCCACCTCGTGGAGCATGACGTAG
- a CDS encoding ATP-binding protein, producing the protein MAEQRASQVKPEGYRPRIVDEQIERYMRIFGAVEIAGTKWCGKTWSARQHAESITYVDRDNNLALAAADPSLMLLGERPHVIDEWQLAPAVWDEVRHQVDDEPGSKGQWILTGSSTPRDDQRPQHTGSGRIGRIRMSPMTLSETGDSTGEVSLAGLFAGEFAPTKAESSTTKLLDMVCRGGWPEAQSMPVSDAQVLIREYVRLTLSEGVPRQGKDSESARRLLNSLARNVGQSVTFATLRKDMYGAEENLDDFISARTVSEYVAMFERMFVIDPVPGWVPPARSPKRLQTKARRYFADPSIAAAVLGMGPAALLADWQTFGLMFENLCMRDLLVYARALPDIGVEPVRYYHDDSGLECDAIIELADGRWAGIEIKASQDKVDEAAANLNRLNAKLTESTGARTRPPEFLAVLIGVGDFAYRRNDGIYVIPITALGR; encoded by the coding sequence ATGGCCGAACAGAGAGCATCCCAAGTCAAACCCGAAGGCTATCGCCCGCGCATCGTTGACGAACAGATCGAACGCTACATGCGCATATTCGGCGCGGTGGAGATCGCCGGAACCAAATGGTGCGGCAAGACATGGTCCGCGCGTCAGCATGCGGAAAGCATCACCTATGTGGACCGCGACAACAATCTCGCGCTCGCGGCTGCGGATCCTTCCCTGATGTTGCTCGGCGAGCGGCCGCACGTCATCGACGAATGGCAACTGGCGCCCGCCGTGTGGGACGAGGTCCGTCATCAGGTCGACGACGAACCCGGCAGCAAGGGGCAATGGATTCTGACGGGATCCTCCACGCCGCGTGACGACCAGCGGCCGCAGCATACCGGTTCCGGTCGCATCGGGCGCATCCGCATGAGTCCGATGACCCTGTCCGAAACCGGCGACTCCACGGGGGAGGTCAGTCTTGCCGGCCTGTTCGCAGGCGAGTTCGCCCCCACGAAAGCCGAAAGCAGCACAACCAAACTGTTGGACATGGTCTGCCGCGGCGGTTGGCCGGAAGCGCAATCCATGCCTGTGTCCGACGCCCAGGTGCTGATTCGCGAATACGTGCGTCTCACACTGTCCGAAGGCGTGCCCCGGCAAGGTAAAGACTCCGAATCCGCGCGAAGGCTGCTCAACTCTCTGGCGCGCAATGTCGGTCAATCCGTGACCTTCGCAACCTTGCGCAAAGATATGTACGGCGCGGAAGAGAATCTTGACGACTTTATCTCCGCCCGAACGGTTTCCGAATACGTGGCGATGTTCGAGCGGATGTTCGTGATCGATCCCGTGCCAGGATGGGTGCCACCCGCGCGTTCACCCAAACGGTTGCAGACCAAGGCGCGTCGGTATTTCGCCGATCCCTCCATCGCGGCCGCGGTGCTCGGCATGGGGCCGGCGGCGCTGTTGGCGGATTGGCAGACGTTCGGGTTGATGTTCGAAAACCTGTGCATGCGCGATCTGCTGGTGTACGCGCGCGCCTTGCCGGACATCGGCGTGGAACCGGTGCGGTACTACCACGACGATTCCGGCTTGGAATGCGACGCGATCATCGAGCTCGCGGACGGACGTTGGGCGGGCATCGAAATCAAAGCTAGCCAAGACAAGGTGGATGAGGCGGCGGCCAACCTGAACCGGCTGAACGCCAAACTGACGGAAAGCACGGGCGCGCGTACGCGGCCTCCGGAATTCCTGGCCGTGCTTATCGGCGTGGGCGACTTCGCCTATCGCCGCAATGACGGCATCTACGTCATCCCCATCACCGCACTCGGCAGATAA
- a CDS encoding alpha/beta hydrolase — protein MELDRLGRKLLLDALRLKDAGEVWARVRAYGHVYDRLETHLDLPYLADGIRAHRLDVYGDTQGAAGPVLVVIHGGGWVAGSKATNESQAKYFASRGFRVVNINYRLQPETDFAGQLADIFAALDWVAAHARDYGFDMDRLFVTGDSAGGHLTLLTALTASSPALREYYGVRADEWRIRAVAVSCPASDLRGDWSQAETSFRLLGSLLFDEPRKDAEYARMASIEYVLPMGELPPTFILTTPDDALLYAHTRRLHEVLDKRGVAHRYREYHAQNRAKLQHVFNVTNPEWPESRRANTDILTFFNELQP, from the coding sequence ATGGAACTCGATAGGCTTGGTCGCAAACTGCTGCTGGACGCACTGCGGCTGAAGGACGCGGGGGAGGTGTGGGCTCGGGTGCGGGCCTACGGGCATGTCTACGATCGGCTCGAAACACATCTCGATCTACCGTATCTTGCCGACGGCATCCGTGCTCATCGGCTGGATGTGTACGGCGATACGCAAGGGGCCGCGGGGCCGGTGCTGGTGGTGATTCACGGCGGCGGATGGGTGGCCGGCTCCAAGGCGACCAACGAATCGCAGGCGAAGTATTTCGCATCGCGCGGCTTCCGTGTGGTCAATATCAACTACAGGCTGCAGCCCGAAACCGACTTCGCCGGGCAGCTGGCGGATATCTTCGCGGCGCTCGACTGGGTGGCCGCGCACGCGCGGGACTACGGCTTCGACATGGATCGGCTGTTCGTCACCGGCGACAGCGCCGGCGGGCATCTGACCCTGCTGACGGCGTTGACGGCAAGCTCGCCGGCCTTGCGGGAATACTACGGCGTGCGCGCGGACGAATGGCGGATCCGCGCGGTGGCCGTGTCGTGCCCGGCATCGGATCTGCGCGGCGACTGGAGTCAAGCCGAGACGTCGTTCAGGCTGCTCGGTTCCCTGCTGTTCGACGAGCCGCGCAAAGACGCAGAATACGCGCGTATGGCCTCCATCGAATATGTGCTCCCCATGGGTGAGCTGCCGCCGACGTTCATCCTGACCACGCCCGACGACGCCTTGCTATACGCGCACACGCGACGGCTCCACGAAGTGTTGGATAAACGCGGCGTCGCCCACCGCTATCGGGAATACCACGCGCAAAACCGCGCCAAACTCCAGCACGTCTTCAACGTCACCAACCCCGAATGGCCGGAAAGCCGCCGCGCCAACACAGACATCCTCACCTTCTTCAATGAACTCCAGCCATAG
- a CDS encoding glycoside hydrolase family 3 protein, whose protein sequence is MIAASPEMFINYCIALVIVLAIVIVASAIALTIHMRRKKQVGVVVAKHVVAGNALLGTVAVVVVGATVALNLLTSTYSANIDSVFTKTDQGSVEVATDKDDWYDLIDRIGGEGMTLMRNDNGALPLQSQQVNLLGSAAYNPVYSGSGSGSVSAGDSISIIGSLNSAGIETNSAPVDEAVYSVSEPTGEDLGYQAVSLSNDEVPVDSFTGTASFEAMREYSDTAIMVLGRSGGEGDDLTMYGTVDGADYLQLSPNERDILQRASETFDTLIVVVNSANALEMGFLDEYGVDACVWAGLPGPYGFSALGKILTGEVNPSGKLPDTWLYDNYSNPVSENFGEQEASNREGSHYVDYVEGIYLGYKWFETAYAEEAVITNTKTQRTYDYGRDYDSIVAFPFGYGLSYTTFEQHIVGGLQDGSAIESDGTVSVDVEVTNTGAVAGKEVVQLYVTAPYTDYDRQHGVEKAAVSLVGYAKTDELQPGESQTLTVEVSVEDLASYDSTYENADGTTGAYMLDAGEYVFSVRANAHESYGQVSGHMQEQYFFSGDNKRSTDDQQAYNQFDDAARGIYLSRQNGFANYADAMNSVSSELKSTAFEDDPNAYDESYDTMVTQTMQEGVDYAVDGDLTLADMADVDYDDEQWQELISQLTLDELQALVEDSAYSSPEIKSIDKPETTDADGPLGIAWMFGSDLKGVAYPSIPLLAATFNTELAQEFGAQMSDQCHSLGLTGWNAPAMNMHRWAFSGRNYEYYSEDSYLSGRMAADVVEVTRENGLNTYIKHFALNDQETERSGRLHTYSNEQAIREIYLKPFEMAVKDGGTTALMNSMNFIGDDWVGTSEALMTEVLRDEWGFRGKTVTDMPEDELVRGSADAALRAGTDAWLLIGGGVDVRCETDADIYYLQQAAHHILYMDSRAQLIGSRTLDWHRYVIITSVELVMIAVLCIAALILCNRKLKTVVKEVPAAE, encoded by the coding sequence ATGATTGCGGCATCACCTGAGATGTTCATCAATTATTGCATCGCGCTCGTAATTGTTTTAGCAATCGTCATCGTGGCATCAGCCATTGCACTGACCATACATATGCGACGAAAGAAGCAAGTTGGAGTGGTGGTTGCAAAGCATGTTGTCGCTGGGAACGCGCTGCTGGGGACTGTGGCTGTCGTCGTCGTTGGCGCGACCGTGGCTTTGAATCTGCTGACATCGACATACTCGGCGAATATCGATAGTGTGTTCACTAAAACCGATCAGGGAAGTGTGGAAGTCGCTACTGATAAAGACGACTGGTATGACCTGATTGATCGCATCGGCGGCGAGGGTATGACGTTGATGCGTAACGATAATGGCGCGTTGCCTCTGCAATCGCAGCAAGTGAATCTATTGGGCTCTGCCGCATACAATCCGGTGTATAGCGGTTCCGGTTCGGGTAGCGTCTCCGCAGGCGACTCTATTTCCATCATCGGCTCGCTGAACAGCGCCGGTATCGAGACCAACAGCGCTCCGGTTGATGAAGCCGTATATTCTGTCTCCGAGCCCACCGGCGAGGATCTGGGATATCAAGCGGTGAGTCTGTCTAATGATGAGGTGCCGGTTGATTCCTTTACCGGTACAGCGTCATTCGAAGCGATGCGGGAATACTCCGATACTGCGATTATGGTGCTGGGGCGTTCCGGCGGTGAAGGTGACGACCTGACCATGTATGGCACCGTGGATGGTGCGGATTATCTGCAGCTCAGCCCCAACGAGCGCGACATCCTCCAGCGGGCGAGCGAGACGTTCGACACGCTGATTGTTGTGGTGAACAGCGCCAACGCTTTGGAAATGGGATTTCTGGACGAGTATGGGGTGGATGCTTGTGTGTGGGCCGGCTTGCCTGGGCCTTATGGCTTCAGCGCGCTTGGCAAAATCCTTACCGGCGAAGTCAATCCGTCTGGCAAGCTGCCCGACACCTGGCTGTATGACAATTACAGTAACCCGGTGAGTGAAAACTTTGGCGAGCAAGAAGCCTCAAACCGTGAGGGCAGCCACTATGTCGACTACGTCGAAGGTATCTATTTGGGGTACAAGTGGTTTGAGACCGCCTACGCCGAAGAAGCAGTGATCACCAATACCAAGACGCAGAGGACCTATGACTACGGACGGGACTACGACAGCATAGTGGCGTTCCCGTTCGGATATGGCTTGTCATACACGACTTTTGAGCAGCATATCGTAGGTGGTCTGCAGGATGGTTCCGCCATCGAATCGGACGGTACCGTCAGTGTCGATGTCGAAGTGACGAACACCGGCGCTGTGGCCGGCAAGGAAGTGGTGCAGCTGTATGTGACGGCTCCCTACACGGATTACGATCGCCAACACGGAGTCGAAAAGGCGGCGGTCTCGCTGGTCGGCTATGCCAAAACCGACGAGCTGCAGCCTGGCGAATCTCAGACGTTGACGGTGGAAGTCTCTGTGGAGGATCTCGCTTCGTATGATTCCACGTATGAAAACGCGGATGGAACGACCGGCGCGTATATGCTGGACGCAGGCGAATATGTGTTCTCGGTCCGCGCCAATGCGCATGAATCGTATGGACAGGTGTCCGGACACATGCAGGAACAGTATTTCTTCTCCGGAGACAACAAACGTTCCACGGACGATCAGCAGGCGTACAACCAATTCGATGATGCCGCACGTGGCATCTATCTGTCCCGTCAGAACGGTTTCGCCAATTACGCGGATGCAATGAATTCCGTGAGCTCTGAACTCAAGTCCACTGCGTTTGAGGATGACCCCAACGCCTACGATGAGTCGTACGACACAATGGTGACGCAAACTATGCAGGAAGGCGTCGACTATGCCGTCGACGGTGATCTGACTTTGGCGGATATGGCCGATGTCGACTATGACGATGAACAATGGCAGGAGCTCATCTCGCAGTTGACCTTGGATGAGCTGCAGGCGCTGGTCGAGGATTCCGCATACTCATCTCCGGAAATCAAGTCGATTGACAAGCCGGAAACGACGGACGCCGACGGGCCGCTGGGCATCGCGTGGATGTTCGGCTCCGACCTGAAGGGCGTTGCCTATCCAAGCATTCCATTGCTGGCGGCCACGTTCAATACGGAGCTGGCGCAGGAATTCGGCGCTCAGATGTCTGATCAGTGTCATTCGCTCGGTCTGACGGGATGGAACGCACCTGCTATGAACATGCATCGTTGGGCCTTCTCTGGAAGGAACTATGAATACTATTCCGAGGACTCCTATCTCTCCGGACGTATGGCTGCTGACGTGGTGGAGGTCACTCGAGAGAACGGTCTGAACACCTATATCAAGCATTTCGCATTGAATGATCAGGAGACGGAACGTTCCGGTCGACTCCACACCTACAGCAACGAACAGGCCATTCGAGAAATCTATCTCAAGCCGTTTGAGATGGCGGTGAAAGATGGCGGCACCACCGCGCTGATGAACAGTATGAATTTCATCGGTGACGACTGGGTTGGCACTTCCGAAGCGCTGATGACTGAGGTGTTGCGCGATGAATGGGGCTTCCGTGGGAAGACAGTCACCGATATGCCTGAAGATGAACTGGTGCGTGGCTCTGCGGATGCGGCGTTGCGTGCGGGCACTGATGCATGGTTGCTGATCGGTGGAGGTGTGGATGTCCGATGCGAAACGGATGCGGATATCTACTACTTGCAGCAGGCCGCACACCATATTCTGTATATGGATTCGCGCGCTCAGTTGATCGGTTCCCGTACGCTGGATTGGCATCGGTATGTGATCATAACCAGCGTGGAATTGGTGATGATCGCCGTGCTGTGCATCGCGGCTCTGATACTGTGCAACCGCAAGCTCAAGACTGTGGTGAAGGAGGTGCCTGCCGCCGAGTGA
- a CDS encoding family 43 glycosylhydrolase: MSNQAFNPYLPAGEYIPDAEPYVFGDRVYIYGSHDRFGAPMFCVNDYVTWSAPVDDLSDWRYEGVIYRKNQDPKNRLGLRLLFAPDVTVGPDGRYYLYYAFDFMGLMGVAVADHPAGPFEFHGHVHYPDGTLWGRRKGDSFPFDPGVLVDDDNRVYLYSGFYTPVPAIATGGRKLGFDGGYVLELEDDMVTIKTPEKLLFPKSGPGSFAGHEFFEASSMRKYDGRYYFVYSSRLNHELCYAVSDRPTEGFEFGGTLVSIGDVGLKGYVDEKTASNYTGNTHGGMLRIGDDFYTFYHRQTNRSSYARQACAEKLEATRDERGVWRFAQAEVTSCGLNGGPLRGKGIYEARIACNLWSADGAGRYDGSNPKKRLAAHPYFTQDRRDVNPAAVGATPVARQYIANMHDGAVAGFKYFDGLDQVSSIAVTMRAHKGDGARGPAQGVMRVSFDPDGGRVIAEIPVQTGESAAGAAWGAYSAPAEPPAVGDRPAALYFTYRGEGSMDFQSFELNSKEVKQ, encoded by the coding sequence GTGAGCAACCAAGCGTTCAACCCCTATCTGCCGGCCGGCGAGTACATTCCCGACGCCGAACCGTACGTGTTCGGCGACCGGGTCTACATCTACGGCTCGCACGACCGCTTCGGCGCTCCGATGTTCTGCGTGAACGACTACGTCACCTGGTCCGCTCCGGTAGACGACCTGAGTGACTGGCGCTACGAGGGCGTGATCTACCGCAAAAACCAGGATCCGAAGAACCGACTCGGCCTGCGACTGCTGTTCGCGCCCGATGTGACCGTCGGTCCGGACGGCCGCTACTACCTGTATTACGCCTTCGATTTCATGGGATTGATGGGCGTGGCCGTGGCCGACCATCCGGCCGGACCGTTCGAATTCCACGGCCACGTGCATTACCCCGACGGCACCCTGTGGGGTCGGCGCAAGGGTGATTCCTTCCCCTTCGACCCCGGCGTGCTGGTGGACGACGACAACCGCGTCTACCTGTACTCCGGCTTCTACACGCCCGTGCCGGCCATCGCGACCGGTGGCCGCAAACTCGGCTTCGACGGCGGGTACGTGCTCGAACTCGAAGACGACATGGTCACCATCAAAACGCCGGAGAAGCTGCTGTTCCCCAAGTCGGGGCCGGGCTCCTTCGCCGGGCATGAGTTCTTCGAAGCCAGCTCGATGCGCAAATACGACGGCCGCTACTACTTCGTGTACTCGTCCCGACTCAACCACGAGCTGTGCTATGCGGTCTCCGATCGGCCGACCGAAGGCTTCGAGTTCGGTGGCACGCTGGTCAGCATCGGCGACGTGGGACTTAAGGGATACGTGGACGAGAAGACCGCCTCGAACTACACGGGCAACACCCACGGCGGCATGCTGCGCATCGGCGACGACTTCTACACCTTCTACCATCGTCAGACCAACCGCAGCTCCTACGCGCGCCAAGCCTGCGCGGAGAAGCTGGAGGCCACGCGCGACGAGCGGGGCGTCTGGCGGTTCGCCCAGGCCGAAGTCACCAGCTGCGGACTCAACGGCGGACCATTGCGCGGCAAGGGGATTTACGAGGCGCGCATCGCCTGCAACCTGTGGAGTGCGGACGGGGCGGGCCGATACGACGGGTCGAATCCGAAGAAGCGGCTGGCCGCGCATCCCTACTTCACGCAAGACAGGCGCGACGTGAACCCGGCCGCGGTCGGCGCGACGCCGGTCGCGAGGCAATACATCGCCAATATGCACGACGGCGCGGTCGCCGGATTCAAATACTTCGACGGACTCGACCAAGTCTCGTCGATCGCGGTCACCATGCGTGCCCACAAGGGAGACGGCGCTCGCGGGCCGGCGCAAGGCGTGATGCGCGTCAGTTTCGACCCGGACGGCGGGCGCGTCATCGCCGAAATCCCCGTGCAAACGGGCGAATCCGCGGCGGGGGCGGCGTGGGGCGCGTACAGCGCTCCGGCCGAACCGCCTGCCGTCGGCGACCGGCCGGCCGCCCTGTACTTCACGTACCGGGGCGAGGGATCCATGGATTTCCAATCGTTCGAACTCAACTCAAAGGAGGTGAAACAATGA
- a CDS encoding GHKL domain-containing protein — MNSVGVIPDIPKIYTALAEWLSCMVIIGLCVRKLPRPRDVAVAAVSLAALVLVQIGIGIVPVALWLPGMAIALGIMLLTIWACCRFTAVTAVYWLMRAFLLAEFAASIEWQLYFHMVSRYGWSQAVWVQALMLLVVYGAVFGAVVLLERRPDLAAPDVTGHELLTAVIIADTTFALSNLSYVSTATPFTSTIGTEVFNIRTLVGFGGVAFMYAFHIQLCENHARKELDSIRNLLDMQYAQYQQSKESVAVINHKYHDLKHQIAVLRRESDPDRRERYLDDIERGIKTYEAQYKTGNAVLDTMLTAKGLVCAKDGIELTCVADGALLARVNEMDICTIFGNALDNAIEYERRIADPAKRLIHVSVSEANGFALVRVENYLMDADTGALGGVGAGRGADGGAGTTRALPASANDDLPATTKRDKRYHGFGLKSVRHTVAQYGGTLTVGPKDHWFELTVLLPLR; from the coding sequence ATGAACAGCGTCGGCGTCATCCCCGATATTCCGAAAATCTACACGGCGCTCGCCGAATGGCTGTCGTGCATGGTGATCATCGGCCTATGCGTGCGCAAGCTGCCCCGCCCGCGCGATGTGGCGGTGGCGGCGGTCTCGCTCGCGGCGTTGGTTCTGGTGCAGATCGGCATCGGCATTGTGCCGGTGGCCCTGTGGCTGCCGGGTATGGCGATCGCGTTGGGCATCATGCTGCTGACGATATGGGCGTGCTGCCGCTTCACCGCCGTCACCGCCGTCTACTGGCTGATGCGCGCGTTCCTGCTCGCCGAATTCGCCGCGTCCATCGAATGGCAGCTGTACTTCCATATGGTGTCGCGGTACGGCTGGAGCCAGGCCGTTTGGGTGCAGGCGCTGATGCTGCTGGTGGTGTACGGCGCCGTGTTCGGCGCGGTGGTGCTGCTGGAGCGGCGGCCCGACCTCGCCGCGCCCGACGTCACCGGACATGAGCTGCTCACGGCGGTGATCATCGCGGACACCACATTCGCGTTGAGCAATCTGAGCTATGTGTCCACCGCCACCCCGTTCACCAGCACCATCGGTACCGAAGTGTTCAACATCCGCACACTGGTAGGGTTCGGCGGCGTGGCCTTCATGTACGCCTTCCATATCCAATTGTGCGAGAACCACGCGCGCAAAGAGCTGGACTCGATCCGCAACCTGCTCGACATGCAATACGCGCAATACCAGCAGTCGAAGGAAAGCGTGGCCGTCATCAACCACAAATACCACGATCTCAAACACCAGATCGCGGTGTTGCGGCGCGAAAGCGACCCGGACCGGCGCGAACGCTACCTCGACGACATCGAACGGGGCATCAAAACATACGAGGCACAATACAAAACCGGCAATGCGGTGCTTGACACCATGCTCACCGCCAAAGGACTGGTGTGCGCGAAGGACGGCATCGAGCTGACCTGCGTGGCCGACGGCGCATTGCTCGCGCGCGTGAACGAGATGGATATCTGCACGATATTCGGCAATGCGCTCGACAACGCCATCGAATACGAACGGCGTATCGCCGACCCCGCCAAGCGACTGATCCACGTCTCGGTCTCCGAGGCGAACGGTTTCGCGCTCGTGCGCGTGGAAAACTACCTGATGGACGCGGATACCGGCGCGCTTGGCGGTGTCGGTGCGGGGCGTGGCGCCGACGGAGGTGCCGGCACCACGCGTGCCTTGCCGGCGTCGGCGAACGATGATCTGCCCGCCACCACCAAACGCGACAAGCGCTACCACGGCTTCGGCCTCAAAAGCGTGCGCCACACCGTCGCCCAATACGGCGGCACCCTCACCGTCGGCCCCAAAGACCACTGGTTCGAACTCACCGTGCTCCTGCCCCTGCGATAG
- a CDS encoding LytR/AlgR family response regulator transcription factor, whose product MEAVIQVAIVEDETEYARTLENYLTRYGEEIGERFVITRFPDGEDIVANYRTAYDIILMDIEMASMDGMTAAERIREIDREVVIMFITNMAQYAIQGYKVDALDYVLKPISYFAFTQRLGRAISRMRRREETYVTITAKNSTSRVPVSSILWIESSGHRLAYHTKEGVFESTTASMKEVEERLRDEGFFRCNKGYLVNLAHVRGVEDGYAKVGGDLVMVSRAKQRELLDALANYLGAVAK is encoded by the coding sequence ATGGAAGCGGTGATACAGGTCGCCATCGTCGAAGACGAAACGGAATACGCGCGCACGCTTGAGAACTACCTTACGCGATACGGCGAGGAGATCGGCGAACGTTTCGTCATTACCCGCTTCCCCGACGGCGAGGACATCGTCGCGAACTACCGCACCGCCTACGACATCATCCTTATGGATATCGAAATGGCTTCGATGGACGGCATGACCGCCGCCGAACGCATCCGCGAGATCGACCGCGAAGTCGTCATCATGTTCATCACCAACATGGCCCAATACGCGATCCAAGGCTACAAAGTGGACGCGCTCGACTACGTGCTCAAACCCATCTCCTACTTCGCGTTCACCCAACGGCTTGGCCGCGCGATCTCCCGCATGCGCCGCCGCGAGGAGACCTACGTGACCATCACAGCCAAAAACAGCACCAGCCGCGTGCCCGTCTCGTCGATTCTGTGGATCGAAAGCAGCGGCCACCGTCTCGCCTACCACACCAAGGAGGGCGTGTTCGAATCCACCACCGCGTCCATGAAGGAGGTGGAGGAGCGGCTGCGCGACGAAGGCTTCTTCCGCTGCAACAAAGGCTATCTCGTCAACCTCGCCCACGTGAGGGGCGTCGAAGACGGCTATGCGAAGGTCGGCGGCGACCTGGTGATGGTCAGCCGCGCCAAACAGCGCGAACTGCTCGACGCGCTCGCCAACTATCTGGGCGCGGTCGCCAAATGA